TTATTGTCGGATAGTTAGAGAGAGACGGACGAAAAAAATGATAGACCAAAAAATAGCCGAAATTTTTGCcactttattattaggtatagattacTTTGAAAGCTACAATTTATTTTGATCCATAGTATAAGTTAATTATGCCAATAATATGACAATGTTTTTATTAAACCTATGTCAATTAAAGCACGTCTTTGTATACAATAGTACAATTTTGAAAGTTTTTTCCGTACAAAATACAGAAATATTTACTCATAAATATATTCTAGCTTTAATTTTTCATACTATAGTAATATCAAATTTTGTGCTTCCTTGAATGAGGACCCATAAAAGCATGTAATTCTAACATTTAATTCAAGTCGACAAGGAATTAGTTGCTGATACAGAGAGTACTGAGATCATTACGACAAGAGACTCTCTCTATTTTACACATGGTGGCACTCGTCAGGGTTGCACTGGTACATGTGTACAATACAAAGACATATTAATTTAGACCGGATTGGATAACAAACTACTCATATTTTAGTTTACGGGTATATTAGACAAATCTTACTCTAATCTTATCTTACCTCAGAATTAAACCACGAAGAGTTTCTTGATTTActcctttttcattttaatttttttcttttcttgtgtTTCTCCCCTTTTTCCCACCTCgtttttctttcttcatcttttttTGGCTGTTCACTAGTGTTTCTTTCACGGATCATGTTATGTTCCCACGTCGAGTTGGTTTCCGTTCCGTTCCCCTCATGTCGGCATGTGTTGGCTTCCTCCGTTCCgactttttttattaatttttctCTTATGTGTTCcgatttctttttgtttttttcgtttcgtgtatatttttctatgtttttATTTTTTCACTTTTACTTTTAGTTTTTCCTTGCTATGTTCAGTTCCCTTTTTCTTTTCAGTTTTCTTCTTATTTCCTTTTCCCTCCCGTGTTTTTTTCTTCCGGAATTTTCTTATTTctgttttccttttccttttatgTTGATCCAAGGACGACGCTTAGGCTGATTCGAATAGAATTTCTATTAGGAAatcttatatattttttttaaaacaggATTTGAGAGCTCTATTTGGATTAGAATAGCTATTCACGTTATCTCAAGAAGCCTTGTATATCTCTACACCTCTCttctctacacctaaaaaataaCTAAGGTCATCGTCATGTGCTAATCAATCGCTTCGCTCCCACTACCTAATCACCAAGCAGTGTCCGCGTCGGAATAGAGTGCCAATTATTTAAAACGACAAAGCCAAAGCAATCATGTACAGGCCCAAAAAACAAATCCAACTGCTTAATCGCCAAGCAGTGTCAGCGTCGGAATAGAGTCCATAACCACCTCGCCAATTATATACCGAATTAaaatataatatattttttttctataaagaCAAAAACATTTATTCATCATAGATATATATCATAACACATAACTTAAATTTTCAATATTATCCAATTGTTTGATTAGTTAGAGCATCGATTGATCTAATTTTAATAAAAATGTTTTATTTTTAATAGTAACTACATCAACACATCAGCAATGGAAAGAGTCGATTGCAGTTATTATTTGTTTCATATATTTATGAGAAAAAATATATAGGACAcggaaaaatagaaaaaaaagggaAAGAGGGCACGTGATGAAACCAGACTCCATGTAGAAGCATAAGAGAAAAAACCAAATCTACAGAAAAAAAAAGTCTGGACACGGTGTGCTAAAAGGAAAAAAGTAACAATCGCATTGGAAAAAAAGAAATAGTCATGGACTCCGTGATGGTGATGGATTCCAAATTCCAGACGTGAAgggaaaaaatctaaaaaaaggaACAGCGTAGGAGTGAAATATTTTTGGCAGTTTATGAGTCTGGATCACATACATGACCCAATATGTTTTTGAATCGGACTCTCTATCGTGTTAGACAATAGCTATTCTAACACATATGAGCATGGGTTATATATATAAGTCCAGACAGAAAAAAAAACTCTCTATTGTCCGGTAGTTAAGGTGAGGTGGGCTAAAAAAAATGGATCGACGAAAAAAAATAATCAAAatttttatctttttattattaggtatagatagatATAAATACATATATAGATTCAGTCATGGCGGCACTGGCCGACAACAGCACAACCGCCAACACCACAGCTGGTCATGGCGAAGCAGTAGTGAAGACCACGATGCCCCTACCCCGTGCTATTCAGTTGGTAATGACGATCTCGTCTCATTTGGAGCCTTCTACAACTGCATCGATGAAGACAATCGGGGAACACGGGGTGGACCGTTTTTTCGCGTGGATGAATCTTATCTTCCTGCCGTCCATGTTCATCGCCAATGCGGCACTTTTGACCTACGGCCTACTacgtgacgacgacgacgagcgcCCCGTTAGTCTGGGCCGGTTTGCTTTATAAGCCATCACTAAAAGTATGGTTAACTGGTTtgacgtgagagaaaaatactattcgttggttgataaaccatggcttataagccaaatacgatcaAACGAACGGAACGAACGGGCTCtcggggcggcggcggcttcgTCTTCCTGGTGGTTCTAGTCCTACCACACGTCTACCTGGCGATGGTGCTGGCGGCGGGCGGCCACCTGGACCTCTTCGCGCCGCAGACGCCCTACGTCGCGTGGGAAGCTCTCTACAAGGTCGGTTTCAAGGGGATGGGCCTCCCCGTCATCTTGACCTCCTGCGAAGCTTTGGCGCTTTACCTGATGCTTGACCAGGCCTGGCTGCTGCTCGTCGCCTGTTTTTACCTTCTCGGGCTACTCGTTGCTTCCACCGTTGCCTTCTGGCTCTGCCTCCTTCGGAcctacggcggcggcggtgaacgACGGCGAGAGAACAGCAGCCCTGGTGAGTCAATTATTGACGGTCTAGCATATCTCTATAGCCGGCTATTGTATGAGTACGCTGCTAGGTTCCTtgcagatgcagatgcagatgcaggCATGCAGCAGCTTGATACTGATAGCAGTAGTCTAGAATAAAAGCTTGATACTGATAGCAGCAGTCTAGAATAAAAATAAGAGTATATTGCCTCTCCAAGGACACGTTTATACTGGAGTAATAAACAGTCAGCTTGATGCAGCTTGACAGTAGAATGATAATAATGTTGCCGGAGCTTACTCAGTCTGAAAATTAAAATAAAACTAGTCAAAAGCCATCACCAGCAGACAGCAGTGGGAGGCTAGTCGTGTATTTTGTTTTaatttagtttagtttaatcTGCATCATCTGAATTTATTTACTCAGATTGCTTTTCTACTCTGTTCGATCGTTCATCTCTGCATCTGCATTATCCAAACTTACTCAGATTGCTTCAGTTTTTGGAGTAGAGAAATCTAGCAGCGGCAAACAACATTCCAGCAGCTGTACTGTAACATTTAGTCAATATAGACGACATACGCTACCATCCAGTTTTCAAAAGACAAACACCACAAAGTAAATGAACACTGTACTTCTGCAACAAGGGCAAGACTTGTTGAGTGCTGACTGACTGACTCTTTAAATAGCAGCCAGAAAAAGGAAGCAGCAGCATGACTCATGTGTCTTAAGCAGGGATGACATTCTGCATTGGGAAGAAGGCCTGTTCggttggtattaaagccggctgataagccggccttgctgatttgatgtgagagaaaaatactgtaaattctagctgataagccggcggATTATTTGTCAAGTATACTCAACAGTTGCACGTCCTCCCCCAGTATCTGAAAGTATCAACCAGAGCTCAGATTCAGTTTTTCTATATATAAGATATGAAGTGCGCCATCACACAACTGAAAAATTTCAAGGCGAAAACATCACTGCCCTGGGATTATGAAATTCAGTATTGTATTCACAGGACAAACCATTTAAAGCACAGCAGCTCATAAAAACAACGGTTGATATGGGAATTTATTTATAACTTTTACACAACACTGAGTTACTGAGAACGAAAACAGGACCCAAGCTATTTTCTGGTTAGCTATATAATAGCACGACACCATGCCTAGCCTGCACCTGCATTGTCTGAATTTACTCAGACTGCTTTTCTACTCTGTTCCTCTCTCATGTCAATACCTCCTAGCCTTTGATTGattaagaaaaaggaagaaactgGCAATCAGCACGGTATCATGGTGCTGCTCACACACTGTCAAGACAGCTCACAACTTGTTCAATCGACGGCCGCTGCCGAGGATCAGTGCTGATGCACTTGCACGCCGTCTCGAGGACAGACAACAGCTGCTTCTCATGCGTCTTGCTCCATATCAGGCTGTCAAAAATctgctcttccttcttctcagaCTTCATCTGAAGAACCCAGGAGATCAGGTCCCTGGATCCCTTGAACTTGGACACATCCACAGGGCGCCTACCCGTGAGCAGTTCAAGCAAGACTACACCAAAGCTGAAGACATCCCCTTTTGGAGTGGCGATCACCGCTTGACTGTACTCTGGTGGGATGTACCCCAAGGTACCAACCAGATCAGTAGTCACATGAGTGTCGTACGGCTGTATCAGCCTTGCTAGCCCGAAATCAGCCAGGCACGCTTCGAAATTTTCATTCAAAAGAATGTTGCTGGACTTCACGTCTCGATGGATGATGTTGGGTTCGCAGACCTTGTGCAAGTATGCCAGCCCCCTGGCTGACCCCTGGGCGATTCTGAGCCTCGACTCCCATTTCAGCATATAACCGCCATCTGACCTCTCATGCAGCCAGTAGTCCAGGCTACCATTCTCCATGTAAGAGTAGATCAACAGCCTATCATTTCCATAGCGGCAGTACCCCTTGAgggttacaaggtttttgtgttGAGCCTGTGATAGTGCTTCCACCTCAGCACGGAACTCCCTCTCCATCTGCCCGCAGTCACCAGAGAGCCTCTTCACTGCCGCCTTTGTTCCATCGGGGAGATAAGCCTTGTACACCAGACCGAATCCACCACAGCCTATTATGTTGGCTTGATCAAAGTTATTTGTCGATCTGACTAGGTCGCTGACAGTTAGCTCCTTCACTGCGGAATTCTGAAAGAACAGCACTGGCTTTGAGTAAGAATCATACAATTCATGACAGGAGCCCTCGGTATCTTCATAATCAATAGCGGTGACCTCCCTCTTTGACATGTTCACCAAAATAACAGCTAAAAATACTGCAAGGGCCAGACCAATGCAGATGGCCACCCCAAGTATTTTGTTTTTCCTGTTCCTGATACTTGATGCAGCAGGTTTTACATCCGTGTCCCTAGGAGTTCCCCTAGACAGAATTGGGTTGCAGGAACTTGCTTTGCACAAAGCAGGATTACCCTCAAAGCTCGAGTTGGAGAACGTCAGGAACTGCCCTCCATTTGGGATCTGCCCCATCAAGTGATTGTGAGCCACGCTGAACTTGGACAAGAAGGTGAGCTCTGTGAGGGATGACGGAATCACACCGCTGAGATTATTGGatgaaaggtcaagaacctccaGATTCTCCATCCTCGACAGCGAATCAGGAATGCTCCCAGATATGAAATTGGTGCTCAGATCCAGGACATGCAGCTCCCTCAGGTTTCCAAACTCAGGCCAGATGGTCCCATTCAGGCGGTTGTTGTTCAGGATCAGTGACGGTGGGAAGTTTGAGAGCTGGTTGTACTGCCGGCCACTAATGCTTCTGTTATGCTTCACATACAATGGCATGCTAGTAAACGCCATACCCGGTGACTGCGTGACAGCGACGAGGCTCTTGAGCTGTGTCAAGCTCTTTGGTATCTCACCAACCAAGGTATTGTTGGAGAGATCCAAGTAGCTCAGGTACTCAAACTCGCCAATCCATGACGGGATGGTACCAACCAATTGGTTCCACGACAGATCAAGCACCTCCAGCTTCTTGCATTGAGTCAGCCATTTCGGAACCTTTCCCCTCAGAGCACAATCACCAAGGGCCAGCACCTCCAAGCCACCGAACCCAACAACGCCATCGTCCGGCAGCTCCTCGCCGACGAAATTCTTGGTGAGGATCAGCGTGGTGAGGTTCCTGCAGGCACTGAGCACGCTGAGCGCCCCCGAGATGTTGTGCAGGCTGTTGTTGGACAGCGAGAGCATCGACAGCGAGACGAGCCGGCTATAATCCTGCGGCAACTGGCCCGTCAGACTGTTCCTGGCGAGGCTGAGCGACTTGAGCTCTCTGCAGCCGGCGAGGCTGACAGGGAGCGTGCCGTTGAGCTGGTTCGTGGCAAGGTCGACGGAAGCAAGCGACGGCATCCCGGAGAAGTTGACGGTAGCGACCGGACCGGAGAGGGAGTTGTTCCGGAGATCAAGAACACGGAGAGACGAGAGCCGCGACAGCGACGGCGGCAGCGGGCCCGTGAAGGCGTTGGAGTGCGCGGCCAAGTTCTGGAGCGACGTGAGGCCGCCGAACGCGTCGGGGAGGTCGCCGGAGAAGCGGTTCCCGGACAAATCGAGAAAGGTGAGGTCTTTGAGGCCGGCGAGGCGAGGCGTGAGGTGGCCGGTGAGGCGGTTGCCGGCGAGGGAGAGCTTGCGAAGGGCAGTGAGGTCGAAGAGCGCGGCGGGGATGTCGCCGTTGAAGGCGTTGTTGGCGAGGCTGAGCTCCCGCAGCGTGGCGGCGCAGGGCGGAGGGGTGGTGGAGGATGGGAGCGCGCCGGTGAGGCGGTTGGCGGAGAGGTCGAGAACGCGGAGCGCGGGCGCGCCGGCGCAGAGGTCGGGCGCGAGGGCGCCGGAGATGGAGTTGTTGCTGGCGTCGAGGGCGTCGAGGTGGGCCGGGAGGAGGAGGCCCGGCGTGGGGAGCGCGCCGTGGAGCAGGTTGGAGGAGAGGTTGGCGGCGCGGAGGGTCCCCGGCAAGGCGGCGAGGACCGCGGCGACGGCGCCCGTGAGCGCGTTCCGGCTGAGGTCGAGGTCACGGAGGAACGGGAGCGCCGCGAGCGCCGGGGACGGGAGCGGGCCCGCGAGGCCACGCGCCGGGAGGCGCAGAGCGGACACGCGGCCGCCGGCGTCGCAGGCGACGCCGTCCCACGCGCAGCAcccgggggaggaggagggggaggagggccAGAGGAGGGCGTCCGCCGCGGACGTGAAGTTCCCGGCGAAGGCGCGCAGCGCGCGTAGGTCGTCCGGGTGGCACGGCGCCGGGTTAGTGTCCGCGGCGGCGCGCGCCCGCGGGACGAGCGCCGGCggcaggacgaggaggaggaagaagaggaggagagggGCGCGCTTGGCTGCCATGGATTGGGATTCGGGGGCTGCCACGCACGGAGGCGCGACTGTGGAAAGGGTGTGGGTcacgcggctgcggcggcggaggaggagcggGAGGAGAGAGGGGGGCAAGGGACAatgcgggtgcggcggcggcggcggcggtggcatccCGATGCGATGCGGGCGGCGGCGTTTGTGGAATTCTGCTCCTTGGCACGTTGCTCTCGTGTGCCGTGGAGGGAGGAAGCAGGAGGGAGGTAGAGCGCAGTGCAGTGCAGGGGCTtgtggtggtgatgatggagagTGGGAGAGTGCGACGAGGGGAGTGGAGTGGGCGTGAGTAGGTTGGTTGAAAGCGAAGCAGGGCAGGGAAAGGGAAGGAGccgggaggagggagaggatgcgcGTGCGAGGTGGCGTGGATGGCGGTCTCCCTGCTGTGGAAGTGTGGAGAGAGCGTGAGTCTCTGTCCAGACTCCAAAGTCCACTCTCGCTTGGGCTGTCCCCGACTGCAGCCCTCCCCCTCCCCGTCCGGCGTCCACGCGGCCACCTCACCTCCTCCTCGTATTGCGCTGCGTGTGCAGCTGTGCGTGACTGCGTGCCGCCTGCGTCgggaggagagagaaagagagagagagagagtgcgtcAGTCAGGTCAGAATGGTCAGATGCAGTCAGCAGTCTTTTGTGGTGTGGTTGGGTGGAGAGTTGTGCGGCTGTGAGTGATGAATGCAGTGGCCTCGCCGTCGTCGGCCGTCGCCGCAGTGGCAGTGGGCTGCGGGCGGTTGGAGTGTGATTCCCGTTCCGTTCCACGTTCCTCGATGCCGCGCACCCAGGCCTAGCTCTAGGCCATAGCGCCATACCACTGGCAGCAGCCACAAGTTTGCGGCGGAGGTTACCGGTTGTTGGCTGTCAGAGCCATACAATCTCTCTGCTACATTAAccaattaatatatatatatatatatatatatatatatataatcaattcACGCCTCCTCTTTCCCAAGCGCAGATACCTCGATCTCAAAAATAAATAACTGTATCTCTGAAGTACCAGTACTACTATAGATTTGTAGACAAGTACTAAGATTTATCctatctagatatatagcaacAAATGTATTTATTTAGAGACAATCAAATACTACCTTTGCGTACAAAATTATACAATCCAGTCTAAGTTTCTAAGTTTGACACAAACTTTATAAAGAAAGTACTCCTTCATTCCGAATCATA
Above is a genomic segment from Miscanthus floridulus cultivar M001 chromosome 3, ASM1932011v1, whole genome shotgun sequence containing:
- the LOC136544920 gene encoding phytosulfokine receptor 2, yielding MPPPPPPPHPHCPLPPSLLPLLLRRRSRVTHTLSTVAPPCVAAPESQSMAAKRAPLLLFFLLLVLPPALVPRARAAADTNPAPCHPDDLRALRAFAGNFTSAADALLWPSSPSSSPGCCAWDGVACDAGGRVSALRLPARGLAGPLPSPALAALPFLRDLDLSRNALTGAVAAVLAALPGTLRAANLSSNLLHGALPTPGLLLPAHLDALDASNNSISGALAPDLCAGAPALRVLDLSANRLTGALPSSTTPPPCAATLRELSLANNAFNGDIPAALFDLTALRKLSLAGNRLTGHLTPRLAGLKDLTFLDLSGNRFSGDLPDAFGGLTSLQNLAAHSNAFTGPLPPSLSRLSSLRVLDLRNNSLSGPVATVNFSGMPSLASVDLATNQLNGTLPVSLAGCRELKSLSLARNSLTGQLPQDYSRLVSLSMLSLSNNSLHNISGALSVLSACRNLTTLILTKNFVGEELPDDGVVGFGGLEVLALGDCALRGKVPKWLTQCKKLEVLDLSWNQLVGTIPSWIGEFEYLSYLDLSNNTLVGEIPKSLTQLKSLVAVTQSPGMAFTSMPLYVKHNRSISGRQYNQLSNFPPSLILNNNRLNGTIWPEFGNLRELHVLDLSTNFISGSIPDSLSRMENLEVLDLSSNNLSGVIPSSLTELTFLSKFSVAHNHLMGQIPNGGQFLTFSNSSFEGNPALCKASSCNPILSRGTPRDTDVKPAASSIRNRKNKILGVAICIGLALAVFLAVILVNMSKREVTAIDYEDTEGSCHELYDSYSKPVLFFQNSAVKELTVSDLVRSTNNFDQANIIGCGGFGLVYKAYLPDGTKAAVKRLSGDCGQMEREFRAEVEALSQAQHKNLVTLKGYCRYGNDRLLIYSYMENGSLDYWLHERSDGGYMLKWESRLRIAQGSARGLAYLHKVCEPNIIHRDVKSSNILLNENFEACLADFGLARLIQPYDTHVTTDLVGTLGYIPPEYSQAVIATPKGDVFSFGVVLLELLTGRRPVDVSKFKGSRDLISWVLQMKSEKKEEQIFDSLIWSKTHEKQLLSVLETACKCISTDPRQRPSIEQVVSCLDSV